From a region of the Solanum stenotomum isolate F172 chromosome 2, ASM1918654v1, whole genome shotgun sequence genome:
- the LOC125856761 gene encoding putative UPF0481 protein At3g02645, with product MAHSIEMTSIDDQLPLLPQTENDEIEEGRKADHLLDINERIDEMFEDLDNSSIKSCTIFEVNVWLRESNPDAYTPKMVSIGPYHKKNTQLGPMKKYKLLYLRRFLQRNERLDVKSYISELEKVKEKVLKCYEDIEKLGNDSQEFCEMLLFDGCFVVEFIREHCGIYPEVKDKIININHNYIFRDLMLLENQLPFFVLDKLHDMTKQDDELPLAILVNKLFTFFVNWPKMTFLSFGEIECNVEYIKHLLHVVHIFSCHGNPMKNSKDYLTSPMVMPNATELSEAGVSYAKVKNMTSLFDIRFENGLMTIPYFLVVDGTETLLRNLIAYEQQSPDVYPTYFSDYATFMDHLIDSDKDVNLLCQKGIIENWIGEDKEVASLFNKIGKGVTTYSNFYYKEEIKKVIEYREKPWNRMKANLMRNYFSSPWVGASTVAAIILLILTTIQTILTFTGPLKK from the exons ATGGCACACTCCATTGAGATGACCTCAATAGATGATCAACTTCCACTACTTCCTCAAACTGAAAATGATGAG ATAGAAGAAGGGAGGAAAGCGGATCATTTACTCGACATAAATGAaagaattgatgaaatgttTGAGGATTTAGACAATTCATCTATTAAATCGTGTACGATATTTGAAGTAAATGTGTGGCTACGTGAATCAAATCCAGATGCATATACACCAAAAATGGTCTCTATTGGTCCTTACCATAAGAAGAATACTCAACTTGGTCCAATGAAAAAGTACAAACTATTATACCTACGACGATTTCTACAACGAAATGAGAGACTTGATGTGAAAAGTTACATCAGTGAATTGGAGAAAGTGAAGGAGAAAGTACTGAAGTGTTACGAAGATATAGAAAAGCTTGGTAATGATAGTCAAGAATTTTGCGAAATGTTGTTGTTTGATGGTTGTTTTGTGGTTGAATTTATTCGAGAGCATTGTGGAATATATCCAGAAGTAAAAGACaagattattaatattaatcatAATTACATATTCCGAGACTTGATGTTACTAGAAAACCAACTTCCTTTCTTTGTCCTCGACAAGCTTCATGACATGACAAAGCAAGATGATGAATTACCATTGGCAATACTGGTGAATAAGTTGTTTACCTTTTTTGTTAACTGgccaaaaatgacctttttaTCCTTTGGAGAGATAGAATGTAATGTAGAATATATCAAGCATTTACTTCATGTAGTACACATATTTTCATGTCATGGGAATCCTATGAAAAACTCGAAAGATTACTTAACGAGTCCTATGGTCATGCCAAATGCAACAGAGCTTTCTGAAGCTGGAGTTAGCTATGCAAAGGTCAAAAATATGACAAGTTTATTTGATATAAGGTTCGAGAATGGATTGATGACAATCCCTTATTTTCTAGTCGTTGATGGTACAGAAACTCTCCTGCGAAATCTCATTGCTTATGAGCAACAATCACCTGATGTATATCCTACATATTTTAGCGATtatgcaactttcatggatcaTCTTATCGACTCAGACAAAGATGTGAATTTGCTTTGCCAGAAAGGAATCATAGAGAACTGGATAGGAGAGGACAAAGAAGTTGCTAGCCTCTTCAACAAAATCGGTAAAGGGGTCACTACGTATTCCAACTTCTATTAcaaagaagaaatcaaaaaagTAATTGAATATCGTGAAAAACCATGGAATAGAATGAAAGCAAATTTAATGCGCAATTATTTTAGTAGTCCTTGGGTAGGAGCTTCAACTGTGGCAGCCATTATACTCCTAATACTCACAACTATACAAACTATTTTAACTTTCACAGGTCCTCTTAAGAAGTAA